A window of Phycobacter azelaicus contains these coding sequences:
- a CDS encoding ABC transporter ATP-binding protein, translating to MFRFFENLIDPYCDYPETDTPPTRLWPFLRDYAQPFKRIFVLTGLMSVVVAAIEIGLIYYMGRVVDLLGGSPAQVWQDHGSELIIVALLILFIRPALQLVDVLLLNNAILPNFGTLIRWRAHRHVLRQSVSWFENDFAGRIANRIMQTPPAAGEVVFQVFDAITFALAYLVGAGILLLAADARLMLPLAIWFALYALLVRWTILRVGPASEAASDARSTVTGRVVDSYSNIHSVKMFAHNSRELSYAKEAIEDARTTFQAEMRIFTVMDAVLVVLNGLLIVGVVGWAFLLWMQGAASVGVVAAATALTLRLNAMTGWIMWALTSFFRQLGVVAEGMRTIAQPIDLVDRPDAQPLQLTNGEIELRDLSHHYGRAAGGLDAISLTIHPGEKIGLIGRSGAGKSTLVKLLLRFYDPDRGQILIDGQDIAGVAQDSLRSHIGMVQQDSALLHRSVRENLLYGRPGASEAEMIAAARQAEAHDFILDLEDPQGRRGYDAHVGERGVKLSGGQRQRITLARVILKDAPILLLDEATSALDSEVEAAIQKTLYGMMEGKTVIAIAHRLSTIAQMDRILVLDQGRIVEEGSHDALLQKDGLYAQFWARQSGGFLNAEATEQC from the coding sequence ATGTTTCGTTTCTTCGAAAACCTCATTGATCCTTATTGCGACTATCCTGAGACGGACACGCCTCCGACCCGGCTGTGGCCGTTTTTGCGCGACTATGCGCAGCCCTTCAAACGTATATTTGTTCTTACCGGCCTGATGTCCGTTGTGGTGGCCGCGATCGAAATCGGGCTGATCTATTATATGGGCCGGGTGGTGGATCTGCTTGGCGGATCCCCCGCGCAGGTCTGGCAGGATCACGGGAGCGAGCTGATCATCGTGGCCCTGTTAATCCTGTTCATTCGGCCCGCCTTGCAGCTGGTGGACGTGCTCCTTCTGAATAACGCGATACTGCCCAATTTTGGCACGCTCATCCGCTGGCGGGCGCATCGCCACGTGCTGCGCCAGTCGGTCAGCTGGTTCGAGAACGATTTCGCCGGACGCATCGCCAACCGGATCATGCAGACGCCCCCCGCGGCAGGTGAAGTGGTGTTTCAGGTCTTTGACGCCATCACCTTTGCGCTGGCCTATCTGGTAGGGGCGGGCATCCTGCTGCTTGCTGCCGATGCGCGGCTGATGCTGCCACTGGCGATTTGGTTTGCGCTTTATGCCCTGCTGGTGCGCTGGACGATCCTGCGCGTGGGACCGGCTTCCGAGGCGGCTTCGGATGCGCGTTCGACCGTGACGGGGCGGGTGGTGGATAGCTACTCCAACATCCACTCGGTTAAGATGTTCGCCCATAACAGCCGCGAGCTCAGTTATGCGAAAGAAGCGATCGAGGATGCGCGTACCACCTTCCAGGCCGAGATGCGGATCTTCACCGTTATGGACGCGGTGCTGGTGGTTTTGAATGGGCTTCTTATCGTCGGCGTTGTCGGCTGGGCCTTCCTGTTGTGGATGCAGGGCGCGGCTTCGGTCGGGGTGGTGGCGGCCGCGACGGCGCTTACGCTGCGGCTCAATGCCATGACGGGTTGGATAATGTGGGCGCTCACATCCTTTTTCCGCCAGCTTGGCGTTGTCGCCGAGGGCATGCGCACCATTGCCCAGCCTATTGATCTGGTGGATCGCCCGGATGCGCAGCCTTTGCAATTGACCAATGGCGAGATCGAGTTGCGGGACTTGTCGCACCACTATGGTCGCGCGGCCGGCGGGCTGGATGCCATCAGCCTGACCATTCACCCCGGCGAAAAGATCGGCCTGATCGGGCGCTCGGGTGCGGGGAAGTCGACCCTCGTTAAGCTGCTTCTGCGGTTCTACGATCCGGACAGGGGCCAGATCCTGATCGATGGGCAGGACATCGCAGGCGTTGCACAGGATAGCTTGCGCAGCCATATTGGCATGGTTCAGCAGGACAGCGCGCTTTTGCATCGTTCGGTGCGGGAGAACCTCCTTTACGGGCGTCCCGGTGCCAGTGAAGCGGAGATGATCGCCGCCGCGCGTCAGGCCGAGGCACATGACTTCATCCTGGACCTTGAGGATCCGCAGGGCCGAAGGGGCTATGATGCCCATGTGGGCGAGCGCGGTGTGAAACTGTCCGGAGGGCAGCGCCAGCGGATCACCCTTGCAAGGGTCATCCTGAAAGATGCGCCGATCCTCTTGCTGGACGAGGCCACCTCAGCGCTCGATTCCGAGGTCGAGGCTGCGATACAGAAGACCCTATACGGGATGATGGAGGGCAAGACGGTGATCGCCATTGCCCATCGCTTGTCCACCATCGCCCAGATGGACCGGATCCTGGTGCTGGATCAGGGCCGAATCGTCGAAGAAGGCAGCCATGACGCGCTTTTGCAAAAAGATGGCCTATATGCTCAGTTCTGGGCGCGCCAGTCGGGCGGGTTCCTAAATGCAGAGGCGACAGAGCAATGCTGA
- a CDS encoding CCA tRNA nucleotidyltransferase yields MRIDQPWLSAPETQAVFAALTADGADAFVVGGCVRNALLGVAVSDIDIATNATPETVLDLAKKAGIRAVPTGIEHGTVTLIEGGIPHEVTTFRKDVATDGRRAVVAFATDIAEDAARRDFTVNALYARPDGSIVDPLGGMQDLKARRIRFIGTAQDRIREDYLRSLRYFRFHAWYGDQEAGFDPDALAAIAANLDGLERLSRERVGAELLKLLGAPDPAPAISVMRQTGVLGQILPGSEDRALAPLIHLEEEAGLKPDPIRRLASISGGADLQGALRLSKEQVRKLDRIYEAATGTMGAGELGYRLGAEQGCDALLLRAALMEQPLETAALEEVGQGASQTLPVAARDLMPDLSGAALGAALKRLEAEWIASDFALDRRALLNLLSD; encoded by the coding sequence ATGCGGATCGACCAGCCCTGGCTTTCTGCACCAGAGACTCAAGCCGTTTTTGCGGCCCTGACAGCCGATGGAGCGGACGCCTTTGTTGTGGGGGGCTGCGTGCGCAATGCGCTTCTGGGGGTGGCTGTTTCAGATATAGACATCGCGACTAATGCAACGCCTGAGACTGTGCTTGACCTGGCAAAGAAGGCCGGGATCCGCGCGGTTCCAACCGGGATCGAGCATGGCACCGTTACCCTGATCGAAGGCGGTATCCCGCATGAGGTCACCACCTTTCGCAAGGATGTCGCCACCGATGGCCGCCGCGCGGTCGTGGCTTTTGCAACCGACATTGCCGAGGATGCCGCGCGGCGCGATTTTACGGTGAACGCGCTCTATGCGCGCCCAGATGGCAGTATTGTCGACCCGCTGGGCGGCATGCAGGATCTGAAAGCGCGTCGCATCCGTTTCATTGGCACTGCCCAAGACCGTATCCGAGAGGATTACTTGCGTTCGCTGCGCTATTTCCGCTTTCATGCCTGGTATGGGGATCAGGAGGCAGGTTTTGACCCAGATGCCTTGGCGGCGATCGCGGCCAATTTGGATGGGCTGGAACGGCTCTCACGTGAACGTGTAGGGGCCGAGCTGCTGAAACTCCTTGGCGCGCCCGACCCGGCACCCGCGATTTCCGTGATGCGGCAGACTGGGGTATTGGGGCAGATCCTGCCGGGGTCCGAGGACCGCGCGCTGGCGCCGCTGATCCATCTCGAGGAGGAGGCCGGTCTGAAACCTGATCCGATCCGGCGTCTGGCGAGCATCAGTGGCGGTGCGGATCTGCAAGGCGCCCTGAGACTCAGCAAGGAACAGGTGCGCAAGCTGGATCGTATTTATGAGGCCGCGACGGGTACGATGGGTGCGGGCGAGCTAGGCTATCGTCTTGGGGCAGAGCAGGGGTGCGATGCGCTGCTGCTGCGCGCGGCGCTGATGGAGCAACCGCTTGAGACTGCGGCTCTGGAAGAGGTGGGCCAAGGGGCGTCCCAGACCCTCCCGGTGGCGGCGCGGGATCTGATGCCGGACCTGAGCGGCGCTGCGCTAGGCGCTGCACTAAAACGGCTGGAGGCTGAGTGGATCGCATCGGATTTTGCCCTTGATCGCAGGGCGCTTTTGAATCTGCTGAGTGACTGA
- a CDS encoding CoA pyrophosphatase codes for MYDTPEELTGRLRRAIVTGQGDGSSDFDLNPEFELPPGRKLRPAGVLVPISLVGSKPHLILTKRSSALKHHPGQIAFPGGKVDEGDRDVTHAALREAWEEIGLPQDLPEVIGHLPTHETVTSFQVTPVVAVLRSEFEIRPEAGEVDEVFSVPLSHVLDPRNYIVESRRWRGTRRRYYTVPFGPYYIWGATARMLRQFADRMGA; via the coding sequence ATGTATGACACCCCCGAGGAGCTGACAGGCCGCCTGCGCCGGGCCATCGTGACCGGGCAGGGCGATGGCTCCTCGGATTTCGACCTCAACCCTGAGTTCGAGTTGCCACCGGGGCGCAAGCTGCGCCCAGCGGGAGTTCTGGTGCCGATCTCTCTGGTTGGGTCTAAGCCACACCTGATCCTGACGAAACGCTCCTCTGCGCTGAAACACCATCCGGGCCAGATCGCCTTTCCCGGCGGCAAGGTGGACGAGGGCGACCGGGATGTGACCCACGCCGCCCTGCGTGAAGCCTGGGAGGAAATCGGCCTGCCGCAGGACCTGCCAGAAGTGATCGGCCATCTGCCGACCCATGAGACCGTCACCAGCTTTCAGGTGACCCCGGTGGTGGCCGTTCTGCGCTCCGAGTTCGAGATCCGTCCAGAGGCGGGAGAAGTGGATGAGGTCTTTTCTGTGCCGCTGTCCCACGTGCTTGATCCTCGAAATTATATTGTCGAATCCCGCCGCTGGCGGGGGACACGGCGCCGGTACTACACCGTGCCTTTTGGCCCCTATTACATCTGGGGTGCCACTGCACGAATGCTGCGCCAGTTCGCGGATCGGATGGGGGCGTGA
- a CDS encoding Hsp33 family molecular chaperone HslO: protein MTLGSKIAWDDTVLPFQLDASDMRGRVARLDGVLDGILKQHDYPPQVEALVAEMALLTALIGQTIKLQWKLSLQVQSKGAVRMIATDYYAPQAEGEPAKIRAYASYDAARLTPGLPFDQVGEGYFAIMIDQGKDMQPYQGITPLAGGSLSSCAEAYFAQSEQLPTRFSLSFGKSSEPGVAEHWRAGGVMLQHMPKASPFAAELQGRGDILNADDLVSGDTQENWNRVNMLLETVEDLELIGPTVTPTDLLVRLFHEEGPRVFDAQPVEFGCTCSEERVRNSLSIYSAKDLEKMTTEDGRVTADCQFCGAHYDLDPKTLGFDAENPPT from the coding sequence ATGACTCTTGGTTCGAAAATCGCGTGGGACGATACGGTCCTGCCCTTCCAGCTTGATGCCTCCGACATGCGGGGTCGCGTCGCGCGTCTTGATGGCGTGCTCGACGGTATTCTGAAACAGCATGACTACCCGCCCCAGGTCGAAGCGCTGGTGGCCGAGATGGCCCTGCTGACCGCTCTGATCGGGCAGACGATCAAGCTGCAGTGGAAACTGTCGCTGCAGGTGCAGTCCAAGGGCGCCGTGCGGATGATCGCAACTGACTACTACGCCCCCCAGGCCGAGGGCGAACCGGCCAAGATCCGCGCCTATGCCAGCTACGACGCCGCACGGCTGACACCGGGGCTGCCCTTTGATCAGGTGGGCGAGGGGTATTTTGCGATCATGATCGACCAAGGCAAGGACATGCAGCCCTACCAGGGGATCACGCCTTTGGCGGGTGGATCGCTGTCCTCCTGTGCCGAAGCCTATTTTGCCCAGTCCGAGCAGCTGCCGACGCGGTTCAGCCTCAGCTTTGGTAAATCCTCCGAGCCGGGCGTCGCGGAACATTGGCGCGCGGGCGGCGTGATGCTGCAGCACATGCCAAAGGCCTCCCCCTTTGCCGCTGAACTCCAGGGGCGTGGCGATATTCTGAATGCCGATGATCTGGTCTCGGGTGACACGCAGGAGAACTGGAATCGGGTCAACATGCTCTTGGAGACGGTCGAGGATCTGGAGCTGATTGGCCCGACCGTCACCCCGACCGATCTGCTGGTGCGCCTGTTCCACGAGGAGGGCCCACGCGTATTTGATGCGCAGCCGGTGGAATTCGGCTGCACCTGTTCTGAAGAGCGCGTGCGCAACAGCCTGTCGATCTACTCGGCCAAGGATCTGGAGAAGATGACGACCGAGGATGGTCGGGTTACCGCCGATTGCCAATTCTGCGGGGCCCATTACGATCTTGACCCAAAGACGCTGGGCTTTGATGCAGAAAACCCGCCGACGTAA
- a CDS encoding NUDIX hydrolase: MIRRFGEPPEAGRDYRLRPGIYALLPRDGRLLLTCQMDPGPDIQLPGGGIDPGEAPIPALHREVFEETGWSIGRPRRLGAFRRFVFMPEYDLWAEKLCHIYMARPLRRLGPPTEAGHEALWMTTQEAVHHLGNPGDRHFAEQLFA, from the coding sequence GTGATCAGGCGATTTGGTGAGCCGCCAGAGGCAGGGCGGGATTACAGGTTGCGGCCGGGGATCTACGCGCTGTTGCCGCGGGATGGTAGGCTGCTTTTGACCTGCCAGATGGATCCGGGGCCGGACATCCAGCTGCCCGGAGGCGGGATAGATCCGGGGGAAGCACCCATTCCGGCCCTGCACCGTGAGGTATTTGAGGAAACCGGCTGGAGCATCGGCCGTCCGCGCAGGCTCGGCGCCTTTCGCCGGTTCGTCTTTATGCCGGAGTATGATCTTTGGGCTGAAAAGCTGTGCCATATCTACATGGCCCGCCCGTTGCGCCGTCTCGGCCCGCCGACAGAAGCAGGTCACGAAGCGCTGTGGATGACGACTCAGGAAGCCGTGCATCATCTTGGCAACCCCGGTGACCGTCATTTCGCAGAGCAGCTTTTCGCCTAA
- a CDS encoding PP2C family protein-serine/threonine phosphatase: MSGSINRVLVVDDSRLQRRILVASLKKWGFNVLEAESGEQAMEICLADPPDLILSDWMMPGMNGIEFCRAFRKQSTDNYSYFILLTSKSEKNEVAEGLDAGADDFLTKPVSSDELRARISAGERILRMQRELSEKNRIVSETLGELQRVYDAIDKDLIQARKIQESLVPELSKKFGSSTVSLLLKPCGHIGGDLVGMFCPGVNRIGFYSVDVSGHGITSAMMTARLGGYLSSTYFDQNVGMEKRFNRFYALRPPEEVASLLNARLIADTGIEEYFTMAYCTVDLRSGVLKMVQAGHPHPLLLRKDGSAEFIGKGGVPVGLVPDIGYSQEELVLEKGDRLLLYSDGFTEARLESGEMLEAEGLLELVKKCDGRQSGKEFLDDLYWNLTQMLSQEHGLEDDVSATLFEYEGP; this comes from the coding sequence ATGAGCGGCTCGATCAACCGTGTTCTGGTTGTCGATGACAGTCGGCTTCAGCGCCGGATCCTTGTCGCGTCCCTGAAAAAATGGGGTTTCAACGTCCTGGAGGCCGAGAGCGGCGAACAGGCGATGGAAATCTGTTTGGCTGATCCACCCGACCTGATCCTCAGCGACTGGATGATGCCGGGGATGAACGGTATCGAATTCTGTCGGGCGTTTCGCAAGCAATCTACTGATAACTATAGCTATTTTATCCTCCTGACCTCAAAGAGCGAAAAGAATGAGGTGGCTGAAGGGCTAGATGCGGGGGCAGATGATTTTCTGACCAAACCCGTGAGCTCGGACGAGTTGCGGGCCCGGATTTCTGCGGGTGAACGGATCCTGCGCATGCAGCGGGAGCTTTCAGAGAAAAATCGTATCGTCTCGGAGACCTTGGGCGAATTGCAACGGGTCTATGATGCAATCGACAAGGATCTGATTCAGGCCCGGAAAATTCAGGAATCACTTGTCCCGGAGTTGTCAAAGAAATTCGGCTCCTCGACCGTCAGTCTCCTGCTCAAGCCCTGCGGCCATATTGGTGGCGATCTGGTGGGCATGTTCTGTCCCGGGGTCAACAGAATCGGGTTCTACTCGGTGGATGTGTCCGGCCACGGGATCACTTCGGCGATGATGACTGCGCGACTGGGCGGGTATTTGTCTTCGACATATTTTGATCAGAACGTGGGCATGGAGAAGCGATTCAATCGGTTTTATGCCCTGCGTCCACCGGAAGAGGTCGCCAGCCTGCTGAATGCGCGTCTGATCGCTGACACCGGCATCGAAGAATATTTCACCATGGCCTATTGCACCGTCGATCTGCGCAGTGGGGTTTTGAAGATGGTGCAGGCGGGGCATCCACATCCGCTGCTCTTGCGCAAGGACGGTAGCGCGGAATTCATCGGCAAAGGCGGCGTACCTGTCGGTCTGGTGCCTGATATCGGCTACAGTCAGGAAGAGTTGGTTCTCGAAAAAGGCGACAGGTTGCTGCTTTATTCCGACGGTTTCACCGAGGCGCGTCTTGAAAGCGGTGAAATGCTGGAAGCGGAGGGGCTTCTTGAATTGGTCAAGAAGTGCGACGGTCGTCAGAGCGGTAAGGAGTTCCTTGACGACCTTTATTGGAACCTGACCCAGATGTTGTCGCAGGAACATGGCCTTGAGGATGACGTCTCGGCCACGCTGTTCGAATATGAAGGCCCCTGA